A genomic region of Christiangramia sp. OXR-203 contains the following coding sequences:
- a CDS encoding multicopper oxidase domain-containing protein, translated as MMKKNVNRRNFIQTASLAAAGFYVMPFFASCKSDTSTRHPETGNKMNKDFIADLDIQLTASPSQTNIFPDKSTNTYSYKASIIKGSEDNLQNIEGSYLGPVIRVKKGDKVRVRYENQIPAESIVHWHGLHVSHENDGHPEHVIGEGDTYYYEFEVMNRAGTYWFHPHPHRHTGEQV; from the coding sequence ATGATGAAAAAAAACGTAAACAGAAGGAATTTTATACAAACTGCAAGCCTGGCAGCAGCAGGTTTCTATGTAATGCCTTTTTTTGCCTCTTGTAAATCTGATACATCCACCCGGCATCCAGAGACGGGGAATAAAATGAATAAGGATTTTATTGCCGATTTAGATATACAACTAACCGCATCACCTTCTCAGACCAACATCTTTCCAGACAAAAGTACCAATACATATTCCTATAAAGCATCTATTATAAAAGGAAGTGAGGATAATTTACAAAATATAGAGGGTAGCTATTTAGGACCTGTTATTCGGGTAAAGAAAGGGGATAAGGTTAGGGTGAGGTATGAAAACCAGATTCCCGCTGAATCTATAGTACACTGGCACGGCCTGCATGTATCTCACGAGAATGATGGCCACCCAGAGCATGTAATAGGTGAAGGCGACACCTATTACTATGAGTTTGAAGTGATGAACAGGGCTGGTACTTATTGGTTTCATCCCCATCCGCATAGGCATACCGGGGAACAGGTTTAA
- a CDS encoding SHOCT domain-containing protein: protein MMMYWWILIGAVVLAAILLPVSRWKTKNENNLEEPLQILKKRYAKGEISKDEFEEQKSILKKNRS, encoded by the coding sequence ATGATGATGTACTGGTGGATTTTAATAGGAGCTGTTGTTTTGGCCGCGATTTTATTGCCCGTTAGTCGTTGGAAAACAAAGAATGAAAACAACCTCGAAGAGCCTTTGCAAATCCTTAAAAAAAGGTATGCAAAAGGTGAAATAAGTAAAGACGAGTTTGAAGAGCAAAAAAGTATTCTTAAAAAAAACAGATCATGA
- a CDS encoding DUF3347 domain-containing protein encodes MRSIIKLGIAPLLVLLLASCVDKKETQSVEVNTPQEVKKNEEKTADVADQDFIDGMTGKIWHNYLEIKMALTNDDSGQAKDAAKSMADSFSEERAELKSIAEQLGDTDDIGEQRRLFSKFTELAGPMFEEALSGGTIYKKFCPMAFNNDGAYWYADVEEIKNPYFGDKMLNCGSVKKTIEK; translated from the coding sequence ATGAGATCTATCATTAAGTTGGGAATTGCTCCCTTATTAGTTTTACTATTAGCTTCCTGTGTGGATAAAAAAGAAACCCAATCTGTCGAAGTAAACACGCCTCAGGAAGTGAAAAAAAATGAAGAAAAAACCGCAGATGTTGCCGATCAGGATTTTATAGATGGTATGACGGGGAAGATCTGGCATAATTACCTGGAAATTAAAATGGCACTTACCAATGATGACTCCGGCCAGGCAAAGGATGCAGCGAAAAGTATGGCCGATTCTTTCTCAGAAGAGCGTGCAGAATTAAAATCTATCGCTGAGCAATTGGGAGACACTGATGATATTGGGGAGCAGAGAAGATTATTTTCAAAGTTTACAGAATTGGCTGGGCCTATGTTTGAGGAAGCCCTATCCGGTGGGACCATTTACAAGAAATTCTGTCCTATGGCTTTTAATAATGATGGTGCATACTGGTATGCTGATGTAGAGGAGATTAAAAATCCATATTTCGGTGATAAAATGCTGAATTGTGGTTCCGTAAAAAAAACTATAGAAAAGTAA
- a CDS encoding multicopper oxidase family protein, whose amino-acid sequence MFIVSDKEEEKLNLPQGEYDIPVVIQDRTFDDNKQLQYLGDGQMDRMQGFLGEQILINGKIDNTLDLSANGKYRLRLLNGSNSRAYKLAWDHGEAITVFGVDGGLLDAPKNLPYLILGPAQRVDVWLDLSAEAENSNFKLVHLPMPLDNIMGGGMMNGGMMGNSSSEHLPYDTQFDILEIKVGASAENDAQLPGELSSLDSLAATDAINKSNPRTFTFAMGGMMKWTINGRIYNGTEVAEEETVKLDTTEIWRINNGNQFSSDSDDDSGMMGGGMHGNGGMMGGEGGMGNMMQMPHPVHIHQLQFNILNRKTEEVDQKLWELTKDGFINEGWQDSVYLLPGMQMDLIMRFEDFKGLFLYHCHNLEHEDMGMMRNFKIV is encoded by the coding sequence TTGTTTATCGTTTCTGATAAAGAAGAAGAAAAATTAAATCTACCCCAGGGTGAATATGACATTCCTGTGGTGATACAGGACAGGACTTTTGATGATAATAAGCAACTCCAATACCTTGGCGATGGTCAGATGGATCGAATGCAGGGTTTTTTAGGTGAGCAAATATTGATCAATGGTAAAATTGATAATACCCTGGACCTGAGCGCAAACGGGAAATATCGGCTAAGACTCTTAAACGGTTCCAATTCCCGCGCCTATAAATTGGCATGGGATCATGGCGAAGCGATAACTGTATTTGGTGTAGATGGAGGTCTGCTGGATGCGCCAAAAAATTTGCCCTATCTAATTTTAGGGCCTGCACAGCGGGTAGATGTTTGGCTGGATTTATCTGCGGAAGCAGAAAATAGCAACTTTAAACTGGTTCATTTACCCATGCCATTGGATAATATAATGGGTGGTGGCATGATGAATGGCGGTATGATGGGAAATAGCAGTAGCGAGCACTTGCCTTATGACACTCAGTTTGATATTCTGGAAATAAAGGTGGGGGCTTCCGCAGAAAATGATGCTCAACTGCCTGGTGAGCTCAGTTCTTTGGATTCATTAGCGGCTACAGATGCCATTAATAAAAGCAATCCCAGAACTTTCACTTTTGCTATGGGCGGAATGATGAAATGGACCATTAATGGGCGTATCTATAACGGCACTGAAGTAGCCGAAGAAGAGACTGTGAAATTAGATACTACCGAAATCTGGCGTATCAATAATGGAAACCAGTTTTCTTCAGATTCTGATGATGACAGTGGAATGATGGGCGGAGGAATGCATGGCAATGGCGGAATGATGGGCGGTGAAGGAGGTATGGGAAATATGATGCAAATGCCACACCCGGTTCATATTCACCAGTTACAATTTAATATTCTTAACCGGAAGACTGAAGAAGTAGACCAGAAACTCTGGGAGCTTACTAAAGACGGTTTTATTAACGAAGGCTGGCAGGACAGTGTTTATCTATTGCCAGGTATGCAAATGGATTTGATCATGCGATTTGAAGATTTTAAAGGATTGTTTCTCTACCATTGCCACAATCTGGAGCATGAGGATATGGGCATGATGAGAAACTTTAAAATAGTTTAG
- a CDS encoding heavy metal translocating P-type ATPase, whose amino-acid sequence MKHTYKITGMTCNGCRSHVEKSLSKVNGVTQVSVDLNKEEAVIEIKEYVPLERFERALEGSNYNIMMPGNTEQPAGQLMKHSYKITGMTCNGCRSHVEETLNTVSGVVNAAVNLEKGEAEISMKEHIKLDVFEKALQEHGGNYHIMLPGEKQAKHKHQSEDKTPKRKGTGTWYCPMHCEGEKTYDKPGDCPVCGMDLVEQMDLSSPSSGGDEYTCPMHPEIIKDEPGDCPICGMDLVPKEPQKSAEEKGYNTLLKKFWIAVAFTLPIFLIAMSEMIPDNPLYDLADMKIWNWIQFGLSLPVVFYATWMFFERAYRSIKTWNLNMFTLIGIGAGVAWIFSVFGMLFPNFFPDQFKTEMGTVHVYFEAATVILTLVLMGQVLEARAHSRTNSAIKELLKLAPNKAVRVVDGLEETISVDKIQKGDVLRVKPGDKIPVDGIIKKGKSSIDESMITGEPIPVDKQEGDKVNSGTINGNQSFTMTAEKVGNETLLAQIIKMVNDASRSRAPIQKLADRISAYFVPIVVIISVVTFTVWAIYGPDPAYVYALVNAIAVLIIACPCALGLATPMSVMVGVGKGAKNGVLIKNARALEEMNKIDVLIIDKTGTITEGKPSVEKVVSVSSEYSEKELTRLIASVNAQSEHPLANATVNYAKSEKIKYGEASEFNSVTGKGVTANFEGKQLALGNEKLMQAKNAEISEEINNQVTAEQEKGKTVSYLAIDSSIVGFVTISDKIKKTSREALFELQNEGIKVIMLTGDNEKTASAVAKELNLADFKAGMIPQNKMEEVKKLQAEGKKVAMAGDGINDAPALAQADIGIAMGTGTDVAIESAEVTLVKGDLKGVLKAIKLSEKVMRNIKENLFFALIYNTLGVPIAAGVLYPFFGLLLSPMIAALAMSFSSVSVIANALRLRGAKLL is encoded by the coding sequence ATGAAACATACTTATAAAATTACCGGCATGACTTGTAATGGTTGCAGGTCACATGTAGAAAAATCCTTGAGCAAGGTCAATGGGGTCACTCAGGTTTCTGTTGATCTAAATAAGGAGGAAGCAGTGATTGAAATAAAGGAATATGTTCCTTTGGAGAGATTTGAGCGTGCTTTAGAAGGAAGTAATTATAATATAATGATGCCGGGAAATACAGAGCAACCTGCCGGACAACTGATGAAACATTCTTATAAGATTACGGGAATGACCTGTAATGGCTGCAGATCTCATGTTGAAGAAACCTTAAATACGGTGTCAGGTGTTGTGAATGCTGCTGTAAATCTTGAAAAAGGAGAGGCAGAGATCAGTATGAAAGAACACATTAAACTTGATGTTTTTGAAAAAGCCCTACAAGAGCACGGAGGAAATTATCATATCATGCTCCCCGGGGAGAAACAAGCAAAACATAAGCATCAGTCTGAAGATAAAACACCAAAACGTAAAGGAACCGGCACATGGTATTGTCCCATGCATTGCGAAGGAGAAAAAACTTATGATAAACCTGGCGATTGCCCGGTCTGCGGAATGGATCTGGTGGAGCAAATGGATTTGAGTTCTCCTTCTTCAGGAGGGGATGAATATACCTGTCCCATGCATCCTGAAATAATAAAAGATGAACCAGGAGATTGTCCTATTTGCGGGATGGATTTGGTTCCCAAAGAACCACAGAAGTCTGCTGAGGAAAAAGGTTATAATACACTTTTGAAGAAATTCTGGATCGCAGTAGCATTTACACTTCCTATTTTCCTGATAGCGATGTCTGAAATGATTCCCGATAATCCACTGTATGACCTGGCAGATATGAAGATTTGGAACTGGATACAGTTCGGACTTTCCCTGCCGGTGGTTTTTTATGCAACCTGGATGTTTTTTGAACGTGCTTACAGGTCCATTAAAACATGGAACCTGAATATGTTTACCCTTATAGGTATTGGAGCGGGGGTAGCCTGGATATTCAGTGTGTTTGGTATGCTATTCCCCAATTTTTTTCCTGATCAGTTTAAGACGGAAATGGGAACCGTACATGTTTATTTTGAAGCCGCCACCGTAATACTCACTTTGGTTTTAATGGGACAGGTTCTGGAAGCACGTGCTCACAGCAGAACTAATTCAGCTATAAAGGAATTACTAAAGCTGGCACCGAATAAGGCTGTAAGAGTGGTTGATGGGTTAGAAGAAACAATTTCCGTAGATAAGATTCAGAAAGGGGATGTTCTAAGAGTAAAGCCCGGCGATAAAATCCCGGTAGACGGGATCATCAAAAAAGGCAAATCCAGTATCGATGAATCCATGATCACAGGGGAACCGATTCCTGTAGATAAACAGGAAGGCGATAAAGTAAATTCTGGTACCATAAATGGCAATCAAAGTTTCACCATGACTGCTGAAAAAGTAGGAAATGAAACGCTGCTTGCGCAAATCATAAAAATGGTAAATGATGCCAGCAGGTCACGGGCGCCTATCCAAAAACTGGCTGATAGAATCTCAGCCTATTTTGTGCCTATCGTGGTAATTATTTCTGTAGTAACCTTTACTGTATGGGCAATCTATGGCCCCGATCCTGCCTATGTTTATGCGCTTGTAAATGCTATTGCGGTATTGATCATTGCCTGTCCCTGTGCTTTAGGTCTGGCTACACCCATGTCTGTGATGGTAGGAGTTGGTAAAGGTGCAAAAAACGGGGTTTTGATTAAGAACGCCCGTGCGCTGGAAGAAATGAACAAGATCGATGTGCTTATAATAGATAAAACAGGAACTATCACCGAGGGTAAACCTTCCGTAGAAAAAGTTGTTTCGGTTTCTTCAGAATATTCTGAAAAGGAGCTCACCCGCCTTATCGCTTCTGTAAATGCACAAAGTGAACATCCGCTGGCTAATGCAACTGTTAATTATGCGAAATCGGAAAAAATTAAATATGGCGAAGCTTCAGAATTTAATTCGGTTACCGGGAAAGGAGTTACGGCCAATTTTGAAGGAAAACAACTGGCGCTTGGAAATGAAAAATTAATGCAGGCTAAAAATGCTGAAATTTCAGAAGAAATAAATAATCAGGTTACTGCGGAACAGGAAAAAGGGAAAACAGTTTCATATCTGGCAATAGATTCAAGTATTGTAGGATTTGTAACCATTTCAGATAAGATAAAAAAAACCAGCAGGGAAGCATTATTCGAACTTCAAAATGAAGGTATTAAGGTGATCATGCTTACCGGAGATAATGAGAAAACAGCTTCAGCCGTGGCAAAGGAATTAAACCTGGCTGATTTTAAAGCGGGTATGATCCCGCAGAATAAAATGGAGGAAGTAAAAAAACTCCAGGCGGAAGGTAAAAAAGTGGCCATGGCTGGAGATGGTATTAATGATGCACCTGCACTAGCACAGGCGGATATTGGCATCGCTATGGGTACAGGAACCGATGTAGCGATTGAAAGTGCCGAGGTCACTCTGGTAAAAGGAGATTTAAAAGGAGTGCTTAAGGCAATCAAACTCAGCGAAAAAGTAATGCGGAATATTAAAGAGAACCTGTTTTTTGCTCTTATTTATAACACCCTGGGTGTGCCAATTGCTGCGGGTGTATTATATCCATTCTTTGGGTTATTACTTTCTCCTATGATCGCGGCTCTGGCCATGAGTTTTAGCTCGGTTTCAGTTATTGCCAATGCCTTGAGGTTAAGAGGAGCAAAATTGTTGTAG
- a CDS encoding potassium channel family protein: MAIFLALGLIIYIATVLDILQTTLSMQGGGWLTSRYSHFFWKLFLFLSGKNGKSKILAHAGYFLMIAIVLIWVMGLWLSLVCILYSQPGAIIDSTTKVAANIWQIIYYSGFTLSTLGMGDYVPSGDIWRVLTSIYSFTGLILLTMSVTYFIPVLSAVIDQRKLGITLGTLGSSPEEIVLTSWNGKNFEPLISKVDALSDSIIKYSQQHRAYPVIHYFHNNKEKNAIILQLARLYEALLIISNQIDKDKRLEFQKIKPLLIAYENYFEVLSEVTHMTVEPSAPPVPSIKKLLDAKLIINLSKNGFSGEIEHNRRTFMTLVQQDGWNWELVDIKNS, translated from the coding sequence ATGGCAATATTTCTGGCTTTAGGGCTCATTATTTATATAGCTACAGTACTGGATATACTTCAAACGACGTTGTCCATGCAAGGAGGAGGTTGGTTAACTAGCAGGTATTCTCATTTCTTCTGGAAGCTTTTTCTTTTTCTTTCAGGTAAGAACGGGAAGTCTAAAATTCTGGCACATGCAGGATATTTCTTAATGATTGCCATTGTACTTATTTGGGTGATGGGCCTGTGGCTGAGTCTGGTTTGTATTCTTTACTCTCAGCCTGGAGCTATTATAGATAGCACTACTAAAGTTGCGGCCAATATCTGGCAAATTATATACTATAGCGGTTTTACGCTTTCAACCCTGGGAATGGGGGATTATGTGCCTTCCGGGGATATATGGAGAGTATTGACGAGTATTTATTCATTTACGGGACTTATTCTACTCACCATGTCTGTCACTTATTTTATACCGGTATTGTCTGCGGTAATAGATCAGCGCAAACTTGGTATAACGTTGGGTACGCTTGGAAGCAGCCCTGAGGAAATTGTTCTTACATCTTGGAATGGGAAGAATTTTGAACCACTTATCAGTAAAGTAGATGCTTTATCAGATTCTATTATCAAATACAGTCAGCAACATCGTGCTTACCCGGTAATTCATTATTTCCATAATAACAAAGAGAAAAACGCGATTATCCTTCAGCTGGCAAGACTTTACGAAGCTTTATTGATCATTTCAAACCAGATAGACAAAGATAAAAGACTGGAATTTCAGAAGATCAAACCACTGTTAATCGCCTATGAAAATTATTTTGAGGTACTTTCTGAAGTTACCCATATGACTGTGGAACCATCAGCACCTCCCGTTCCGAGTATCAAGAAGCTTTTAGATGCAAAACTAATTATCAATCTAAGTAAAAATGGTTTTTCAGGCGAAATAGAACACAACAGGCGAACTTTTATGACACTGGTACAACAGGATGGCTGGAACTGGGAATTGGTGGATATAAAAAATTCCTAA
- a CDS encoding DUF305 domain-containing protein: protein MNSENNNNHNSGGSNYGRFFLMLGLSFVAMYITMYLNTYEYDHVYFSLTRFYMTCLGIAAMAVIMLSLMLKMYKSKKKNIAIYIGSLVLFVSALGLVRAQRPIIGDVLYMKAMIPHHSIAILTSKRADIKDPETKKLAEEIIEAQKREIAQMKKIIYRLKNEEN from the coding sequence ATGAATTCAGAAAATAACAATAACCACAATTCTGGTGGAAGCAATTATGGTCGGTTTTTCCTAATGCTCGGCCTGTCTTTCGTAGCCATGTATATCACGATGTATCTTAATACTTATGAATATGATCATGTGTACTTTAGTTTAACCCGTTTCTATATGACCTGTCTGGGAATAGCGGCTATGGCAGTAATCATGTTATCTCTTATGCTGAAAATGTATAAAAGTAAGAAGAAGAATATCGCTATTTATATCGGTAGCCTCGTGTTATTTGTTTCAGCCTTAGGTCTGGTAAGAGCACAACGACCTATTATTGGGGATGTTTTATATATGAAGGCTATGATCCCCCACCATTCCATTGCGATATTAACCAGTAAAAGGGCAGATATTAAAGATCCTGAAACCAAAAAACTAGCCGAGGAGATCATTGAAGCACAGAAACGCGAAATTGCCCAAATGAAGAAGATCATTTATCGACTGAAAAACGAGGAGAATTAA
- a CDS encoding four-helix bundle copper-binding protein, whose product MRNEKLIKALGNCINHCNYCADACLDEDNVKMMKDCIRLDRVCAEACSSLSQILATKYDDVQDLVDYCKKLCQACADECEKHDHQHCKDCAKACRECVSACEAYTA is encoded by the coding sequence ATGAGAAATGAAAAATTAATTAAGGCTTTAGGAAATTGTATTAATCATTGTAATTATTGTGCAGATGCATGTCTGGATGAAGATAATGTTAAAATGATGAAAGATTGTATAAGACTGGATAGGGTATGTGCAGAAGCTTGCTCTTCTTTAAGTCAGATCTTAGCAACTAAGTATGATGATGTTCAGGATCTGGTAGATTATTGTAAAAAGCTTTGTCAGGCTTGTGCGGATGAATGTGAAAAGCATGATCATCAACATTGTAAAGATTGCGCAAAGGCCTGTAGAGAGTGCGTAAGTGCGTGTGAGGCTTATACAGCCTAA
- a CDS encoding DUF302 domain-containing protein: MNYYFNKTIKGDFEQVIEKVTQELEKEGFGVLTEINVTETLKKKLDVNFRNYRILGACNAPYAHKALKAEDKIGTMLPCNVIVQEKEAGEIEVAAVNPIASMQAVDNGDLGEIAEEIKEKLEKVIHNL; the protein is encoded by the coding sequence ATGAATTACTATTTTAATAAAACGATAAAAGGAGATTTTGAGCAGGTAATCGAAAAAGTTACCCAGGAACTCGAAAAAGAAGGTTTCGGGGTTTTAACCGAAATCAATGTTACCGAGACTTTAAAGAAGAAACTGGATGTAAATTTTAGGAATTATCGCATTCTGGGGGCTTGTAACGCTCCTTATGCGCATAAAGCATTAAAAGCAGAAGATAAGATTGGTACCATGCTACCATGCAACGTTATTGTTCAGGAAAAGGAAGCCGGGGAGATAGAAGTAGCCGCAGTGAACCCTATAGCTTCTATGCAGGCCGTTGATAATGGAGATTTGGGAGAGATAGCCGAAGAGATTAAGGAGAAACTGGAAAAAGTTATTCATAATCTATAG